In Bacteriovorax stolpii, a single genomic region encodes these proteins:
- a CDS encoding OmpH family outer membrane protein: MKALIATLALVMTTSAFSAVTVGKVDVQKVLITVNQGVAVRDQLKKSFDEKQAILKKEEDSIKKLQDDYSKKASVINDKEKAKKEREIQEKIIAIQQKTAGFQKEIQDMEQKLKTPILERVKSVVDEVSKASDVDLVYEAATAPILYAKSEKDLTDEVVKAYNKKFPK, from the coding sequence ATGAAAGCACTTATTGCTACTTTGGCCCTTGTAATGACAACTTCTGCTTTTTCAGCAGTTACAGTAGGTAAAGTTGACGTACAAAAAGTTCTAATCACTGTTAACCAAGGTGTTGCTGTACGCGACCAACTTAAAAAATCTTTCGATGAGAAGCAAGCTATCTTAAAGAAAGAAGAAGATTCAATCAAAAAACTACAAGATGACTACTCAAAGAAAGCATCTGTAATCAACGATAAAGAAAAAGCTAAGAAAGAAAGAGAAATCCAGGAAAAGATCATTGCGATCCAACAAAAAACTGCTGGTTTCCAAAAAGAAATCCAGGATATGGAACAAAAACTTAAAACTCCAATCCTAGAGAGAGTTAAATCTGTTGTTGATGAAGTTTCAAAAGCATCAGATGTTGACCTAGTGTATGAAGCAGCGACAGCTCCAATCCTATACGCTAAGTCTGAAAAAGACCTGACTGATGAAGTTGTAAAAGCATACAACAAAAAATTCCCAAAATAG